The Eubacterium ventriosum genome includes the window AATATGAAGAAGCAAATGGAATTTACAAGGAGGGCGCGTCACGATTTGAAGCATCATATGAAGGCTGTTCACACAATGGCAGAAAACAATGAGTGTAAGAAAATTACAGAGTACATAGAAACATATTTGGAACACGTGTCATTAAAGAAGCCTTTGGTTTATTGCACCAATTTTACTTTAAATGCACTGATTGTATATTATGTTCAGCAGGCGGAAGCTCACAAAATAAAGTTAAAGTTAAATATTGAGTTGCCGGAAGAAACCAATGTTAAGGAGGCAGATTTAACAGTATTGTTTGGAAATCTTTTGGAGAATGCAATTGATGCCTGTGATGAGGTGCAGGAAAATAAAAGATATATTAATTTAAAAATCTACAAGCCTAATTCAGATTCAATAGTTTTCTATATTGAGAATGGTTTTAATGGAAGTATTAAAAAGAAAAATCAGCAATTTCTGACAACTAAGGCTAACGGCAACGGTATTGGAATTGAGTCGGTAAAATATGTTGTTCACAAATACAACGGAGACGTTAATATAAAAACAGACGAAAACAAATTTATCGTTTCAGGAGTTTTATTACAACCACTTGACGCCACAAAATAACCGTTGGACGCCAGCTTATAGATTTCTTATATATTATTTTTTTATAATAATGTTGTAATAGACAAGGTACGATAAAAAAGGAGGATAATATATGAGGAGAAAATGGAAAAAATTACTAAGCACAACATTGGCATTGGCAATGGTTATAACAACTATTGGAGTACGTGAAGTGCCGGTAAGTGCAGCGGAAGAAGAGAATACAAATGAGAGTGTGGTTTATATGGATAACATGGCATATGATACCACAACAGGACATTTTTATAAGTTAAGTAGTGTGGGAACATACGAGCAGGTAAATGCAGAAGCTAAGGAAAGTGGCGGCTACCTTGCCTGTATTTCTTCAGCAGAAGAGAATGAGATAGTTGCAAAGGTTTCAAGTACAGGAAAAACAACTACATCATCTTATATTGGACTTATGAGAAATGAGGAAAATATTCAGGAATGGATGTGGGCAGATGGAAGCGAAGTAAATTACACTAATTGGAACGAAGGTGAACCTAACAGTGAAAATGAAAAAGTAGCGGAAATTTACGATAGCACAAGAAGTCCAGGTGCAGAAAAATGGAATGACTGTACTGTGTCAAGTAGAAATACAGGTGTCATAGAATACAATGAATGTATTCATCCTGAATCACAGTATGTTGTAAAGAATAAAACTTTTGCAGACTGTGAACAGGGAGGTTACACAGGAGATACTTATTGTGGATTTTGTAATGAAAAGATAGCAGACGGAAAAGAGACAGAGCCGGGAGGACATGCAGAGGCTGTTATTGATGAAAAAACAGTAAAAGAGGCAACATGTACAGAAGAGGGCTATACAGGCGATAAGATTTGCCCTACATGTAAGAAGGTTTTGGAACATGGGAAAACAACTCCGGTCAATGGACATACAGAGTCAGAAGAGCTTCGTAAGGTTAGGGAAGCAAGCTGTTATTTAGATGGTTATACAGGTGAAACATATTGTATAGTTTGTGGAGAAACATTAGAAGCCGGGGATGCCATTACAAAATTAGAACATAAATATGAAGATAATGTATGTAAAAACTGTGGAAGAATTAATAATGCCCAGTTAGATACAACATATACATCAAAAACAACAAATTTATATCCGTTTCAGGTAATACAGTTTAAGGCACCTGAAAATGGAACGTACAAGTTTTATTGTGAAAATATTACAAATTGGGATTCATATGGCTATTTATTTAAAGAAGAAAACTTTAATGACCAGGTTATAAAAGGCGGAATAGAAAAGTTTAATGCAAAATTAGAAAATTCGAATGTAGAGAATTCAAGATTAGATGGTTTTTGGGGTGTTAATGATGATGGGGGTAAAAATGGTGCACCTGCAATGACAGAAGAATTAGAGAAAGATAAGACATATTATTTCGTTTTAGGTACTTATTATGCTTATACATATACAGGAGAATTTAGCGTAACAATAACATGTACTCACGATAAAACACATATAGAAGGAAAAACTTTATCGGATTGTACAGTTGGAGGTTATACAGGAGATACTGTCTGTGATACATGTGGAAAAGTTGTGGAACAGGGACAGACTTTGGAACCGGGTGAACATCAGGAAGCAGTATTAGATGTTAAAGATGCAACCTGCTATGTAACGGGTTATACAGGCGATACATATTGTAGTGTTTGTAATATAAAATTAGCAGAGGGAACAGTTACTCCAAAACTTGAACATGAATATGAAGATAATGTATGTAAAAACTGTGGAAGAATTAATAATGCCCAGTTAGATACAACATATACATCAAAGACAACAAATTCATATCCGTTCCAGGTAATACAGTTTAAGGCACCTGAAAATGGAAAGTACAAGTTCTATTGTGAAAATATTAAAAATTGGGATTCATATGGCTATTTATTTAAAGAAGAAAACTTTAATGACCAGATTATAATAGACGGAATAGAAAAGTTTAACGCAAAAAAGGCAGATTCAGGTGCAGAAATACCTACGTTGAGTGGTTATTGGCAGTGCGACGATGAACATGGTAAAAATAGCGCACCTGCAATAACATCAGAATTAGAGAAAGATAAGACGTATTATTTTGTTGTAGGACCTTATTCAACAGCTACAGGTGAATTTAGAATAACAATAACATGTGCTCACGAGAAAACACACATAGAAGGAAGAACTTTTTCGAATTGTATAGTAGGTGGCTATACAGGGGATATAGTCTGTGATACATGTGGAAAAGTTGTGGAACAGGGACAGACTTTGGAACCGGGTGAACATCAGGAAGCAGTATTAGATGTTAAAGATGCAACCTGCTATGTAACGGGTTATACAGGCGATACATATTGTAGTTTTTGTAATATAAAATTAGCAGAGGGAACAGTTATTCCAAAGCTTGAACATGAATATGAAGATAATGTATGTAAAAACTGTGGAAGAATTAATAATGCCCAGTTAGATACAACATATACATCAAAGACAACAAATTTATATCCGTTCCAGGTAATACAGTTTAAGGCAGCTGAAAATGGAAAGTACAAGTTTCATTGTGAAAATATTACAGTTTGGGATTCATATGGCTATTTATTTAAAGAAGAAAACTTTAATGACCAGGTTATAATAGACGGAATAGAAAAGTTTAACGCAAAAATAGAGAATAATACCGGAGGCAATTCTAGATTAAAAGGTTATTGGAAGATTAACGATGATGATGGCGCAAACTCGGCACCTGAAATAACCGCAGAATTAGAGAAAGATAAGATATATTATTTTGTTGTAGGACCTCATTCAACAGCTACAGGTGAATTTAGCATAACAATAACATGTGCTCATGAGAAAACACACAGGGAAGGAAGAACACTTTCAGACTGTACAGAGGGTGGTTACACAGGTGATGTTATTTGTGATACATGTGGAAAACTTGTGGAACAGGGACAGACTTTGGAACCGGGTGAACATACAGTTGAGGTTGTGGATGCCAGAGAAGCAAATTGTTATATCGAAGGAAAAACAGGTGAAGAAAAATGTTCAGTATGTGATAAAGTATTAAAAGAAAATAAGGCAATACCAAAGCTCGAACATAAATATGAAAATGATATTTGCAAAAACTGTGGAAGAATTAATAATGCCCAGTTAGATACAACATATACATCAAAGACAACAAATTCATATCCGTTTCAGGTAATACAGTTTAAGACACCTGAAAATGGAAAGTACAAGTTTCATTGTGAAAATATTACAGTTTGGGATTCATATGGCTATTTATTTAAAGAAGAAAACTTTAATGACCAGGTTATAATAGACGGAATAGAAAAGTTTAACGCAAAAATAGAGAATAATACTGGAGACGATCCTAGATTAAAAGGTTATTGGGATACTAACGATGATGATGGCGTAGGCTCGGCACCTGAAATAACCGCAGAATTAGAGAAAGATAAGATATATTATTTTGTTGTAGGACCTTATTCAACAGCTACAGGTGAATTTAGCATAACAATAACATGTACTCATGAGAAAACACACAAGGAAGGAAGAACACTTTCAGACTGTACAGAGGGTGGTTACACAGGTGATGTTATTTGTGATACATGTGGAAAACTTGTGGAACAGGGACAGAATTTGGAACCTGGTGAACATACAGTTGAGGTTGTGGATGCCAGAGAAACAAATTGTTATATCGAAGGAAAAACAGGTGAAGAAAAATGTTCAGTATGTGATAAAGTATTAAAAGAAAATGAAGTAATACCAAAGCTCGAACATAAATATGAAAATGAGGTATGTGTTAATTGTGGAAGAATAGAGAATGCTAAAAAAGGCACAGAATATTCTTCATATATAACAGAAAAATTACCAATTCAGGTAGTAGAATATACTGCACCGGAAACAGAAAAAATTATTTTTGAATGTAACAATACAAGATATTGGAATAGCATCGGATACTTGTTTGACGAAACAAATTATAGCGATGAAATGCTTATGGATGAACTTGAAAAATATTATTCAGGAGATAGCGATTATATAAGCTTTAAAAACTATTTGGCAGAAAATGAGTATGGTGGAGGAGCGGGTGCTCCGGCAATTAAGTATAAAGTTCAAAAAGATAAGAAATACTACTTAGTTATAGTGCCTCAAGAAAATGATTATGGAGAATTTACTGTAACAATTGATTGTCCACATGACAGAACACATGTAGAAAATAAAGCAATTAAAACATGTTCAGAAGGTGGTTATACAGGAGATGTTATATGTGATTTATGTGGAAAAGTTGTAAAACATGGTGAAAACATAGAACCTGACAGTGAACATAATTACATTAATTATAAGTCAATTGAACCTACATGTAATGAATATGGTAAACGTTATTTAAAATGTGTGAATTGTGGAAATGAGAAAGTTTTAGAAGATGAAGACTATGGATATGCAGATCATAG containing:
- a CDS encoding lectin-like protein, giving the protein MRRKWKKLLSTTLALAMVITTIGVREVPVSAAEEENTNESVVYMDNMAYDTTTGHFYKLSSVGTYEQVNAEAKESGGYLACISSAEENEIVAKVSSTGKTTTSSYIGLMRNEENIQEWMWADGSEVNYTNWNEGEPNSENEKVAEIYDSTRSPGAEKWNDCTVSSRNTGVIEYNECIHPESQYVVKNKTFADCEQGGYTGDTYCGFCNEKIADGKETEPGGHAEAVIDEKTVKEATCTEEGYTGDKICPTCKKVLEHGKTTPVNGHTESEELRKVREASCYLDGYTGETYCIVCGETLEAGDAITKLEHKYEDNVCKNCGRINNAQLDTTYTSKTTNLYPFQVIQFKAPENGTYKFYCENITNWDSYGYLFKEENFNDQVIKGGIEKFNAKLENSNVENSRLDGFWGVNDDGGKNGAPAMTEELEKDKTYYFVLGTYYAYTYTGEFSVTITCTHDKTHIEGKTLSDCTVGGYTGDTVCDTCGKVVEQGQTLEPGEHQEAVLDVKDATCYVTGYTGDTYCSVCNIKLAEGTVTPKLEHEYEDNVCKNCGRINNAQLDTTYTSKTTNSYPFQVIQFKAPENGKYKFYCENIKNWDSYGYLFKEENFNDQIIIDGIEKFNAKKADSGAEIPTLSGYWQCDDEHGKNSAPAITSELEKDKTYYFVVGPYSTATGEFRITITCAHEKTHIEGRTFSNCIVGGYTGDIVCDTCGKVVEQGQTLEPGEHQEAVLDVKDATCYVTGYTGDTYCSFCNIKLAEGTVIPKLEHEYEDNVCKNCGRINNAQLDTTYTSKTTNLYPFQVIQFKAAENGKYKFHCENITVWDSYGYLFKEENFNDQVIIDGIEKFNAKIENNTGGNSRLKGYWKINDDDGANSAPEITAELEKDKIYYFVVGPHSTATGEFSITITCAHEKTHREGRTLSDCTEGGYTGDVICDTCGKLVEQGQTLEPGEHTVEVVDAREANCYIEGKTGEEKCSVCDKVLKENKAIPKLEHKYENDICKNCGRINNAQLDTTYTSKTTNSYPFQVIQFKTPENGKYKFHCENITVWDSYGYLFKEENFNDQVIIDGIEKFNAKIENNTGDDPRLKGYWDTNDDDGVGSAPEITAELEKDKIYYFVVGPYSTATGEFSITITCTHEKTHKEGRTLSDCTEGGYTGDVICDTCGKLVEQGQNLEPGEHTVEVVDARETNCYIEGKTGEEKCSVCDKVLKENEVIPKLEHKYENEVCVNCGRIENAKKGTEYSSYITEKLPIQVVEYTAPETEKIIFECNNTRYWNSIGYLFDETNYSDEMLMDELEKYYSGDSDYISFKNYLAENEYGGGAGAPAIKYKVQKDKKYYLVIVPQENDYGEFTVTIDCPHDRTHVENKAIKTCSEGGYTGDVICDLCGKVVKHGENIEPDSEHNYINYKSIEPTCNEYGKRYLKCVNCGNEKVLEDEDYGYADHRYVLVNSVKATCTTDGYLGDSKCKYCGLENENQPENKVIKAYHDMDPEEIDSCLINDYKSVEATCEKEGYTGDVYCTICHKVIEEGKTIEKLEHSFKDGKCMECGADEKVVKSEKDGYYEISTFDQLITYLKNVESGISGKLINDIEFPENYDDEDDVIGRKTLKNSTFDGNGHKISGINSNGTQTKLFDDIYVSEIKDLEIECKEKEDGRGLGVYLADSTIDSKFTNCSITGNRIEIDGYCSAMIREAYASEFIHCINNADIIYNNDTQIVAGLVCEAENCIFDKCENNGNIATTKAYVVGGIIAQAKNCIIKDCINRGDITTYGYTAGIVAGVTNTDNRPCTTSITGCTNEGKVESIAKGNHTYTAGICIIYNGSNGSTYADELIINNCVNNGEIEGDTVAGIIGNSSGNLKLSDCENNGAINGRYSAGGIAQCIENKNSNEAEVSNCINNGNVFGGAEAAGIIDYAEGITVTNCINNGNISSNGYVGGIFSYTSSVKGTGLVNNGKISGLEDIGGISAYDEGNSIFSKLYNTGVIDEENIGAQVSNLVKLGESSTGEELEEEHKHDYVALSTVTKATTEKDGYIEKRCKCGQTEKQPIKQIKSVDISNTKFEYTGNSITPTVTVNDTDDKVISSEYYTVTYRNKATGKAVNEVKEVGTYEVVVTFKDLYEGQVVKQIVVENTNKPSNPKTDNPNAGGKVSAKVTKPAKVKGVSAKNNKKKSLTVKWRKVNGVKGYQLRYATNKKMKKAKIITITKNKLVIKKLAKKKYYIQVCAYKVDSNGKKVKGKWSAKKAIKVKK